Part of the Pseudoalteromonas undina genome, CCTTACAAAACCGATTGTGTTGCTAGAAGGCTTTTTTCATCAAGAAGACTTACCTATTTTACTGGCGAATAATTTTCAAACTATTATTCATGACGAGATACAGCTAAAAATGCTGGAAAGTGTGCAGCTAGATGCGCCTTTAAATTGCTGGTTAAAAATAAATACCGGCATGCATCGTTTAGGTATTGCGCCTGAGCAGTTTGATATGTTTTATCAGCGCCTACAAGCCAGCCCAAATGCACAAAACAAAATAAACTTAATGACCCATTTTGCGTGCGCCGATGATGTAAAAAATACTAAAACAGTGCAGCAAATAACTTTGTTCGATAATTTAACCCAAGAGGTTCAGCAAGCTCATTGTTTATCGAACTCTGCGGGAATTATAGCGTGGCCGAGTGGCCATGGTGATTGGGTTAGACCTGGGCTAATGCTTTATGGTGTATCGCCTATGGCTAATCACACAGGTAAAGATCACCAATTAAAGCCTGTAATGCGCTTAACCACTAAAGTGATAGCTGTGCGCGATGTAAGAGCACATGAAAAAGTAGGTTATGGCGGCCGCTGGCAAAGTGATAAACCTACGGTGTTGGCTGTGGTAGCACTGGGCTATGGTGATGGTTATCCGCGTCATGCAAAAGAAGGCACACCCGTGATTATTAATGGGCATCGTTACGGTATTGTGGGTAGTGTAGCTATGGATATGATCACCCTTGATATAGGTAATAACGAGCACAACGTCCAGGTGGGTGATGAAGTGATTATGTGGGGGCCAGAGTTACCAGTAGAAGAGATTGCACAATGTGCTGATACTATTTCTTACGAGTTATTGTGTAATATCACACCGCGTGTAAGTTATGAGTACCAGCGCTAATGTTTATTATTAAAGATATGCAGTAAGTTTACATTGCTGTCATGATCGTGATGCTAGCTTACTGGGTATGGTTACTCTTTTATAAAGTAAATATCGCTAAAGCCCATACGTGCAAACTCTTGGTCGCGAAAATTGCGTACCGCCGATGAACCTTTAGAGGTCATTTCAATTTGGCGTACCATGTTTAAGTAATTAGTTAAATCGATACCCTCAGCAGCCGCAATAGCCTGATACATATCGTGGTATTTATCTTTTGCGAAGTTAATTTCGCGCGGTTGATTTTTAAAAGTATAGGTAATTCTGCGTGCCATAATAAGCTCAGTTATATTGAGTGTTAGTGTAATTTTACACTGTATTTAAGTTGCGTTGAATGATTAGTTGAAATCAAATAATTAAAAAGTTGAGTTTGAAATGAAATTATCAGTAGAGATCAGTAAATACCCGCTTCATCAAGATTATATTCCCTTTATTAAAGGATTTATTGACCGGTTAAATACCTATGATGATTTAAAAGTGATTACAAACACATTGTCGACGCAAATTTTTGGTGACTATGACTTAGTAATGTCGGTACTTAGTACTGAAATAAAACGTTCATACGAAGAGTTTGGCAAGGCTATTTTTGTTTGTAAATTTCTTTCTGGTGATCTTTCTCCTGAATAATGCTTAATAGCTTAGTGAGCCAATAATGGACTTTATTAACCAAACTCTTGCTGGGTTTACTGCGATGTCACACTGGGAATATATTGCAGTGGCTTTGTCTATGACTTACCTTTTATTAGCTATCAAAGAAAACCTTTGGTGCTGGCCTGCGGCATTCTTTAGTACCTTAATTTACACTATTATGTACTGGAATGGCGCTTTATTAATGGAGTCATTGCTGCATTTTTATTATATGTATATGGCAGTCTATGGCTGGCTAGCATGGAGGAGGAGTGGAGTAGGTAAACAGGAATTAGCAATTACATCATGGCGGGTAAGTCAACATATTGGCATTATCAGTATAACGTCCTTAGTTGCGATAATTTTGGGCTATATAATGACTAATTATACCCATGCTGATTTTGCCTATTTAGATAGTTTTACCACTTGTTTTGCTGTTGTTACTACTTATTTAGTGGCCAAAAAAGTGCTGGAGAATTGGTTATATTGGATAGTGATAGATGCCGCTTCGATGTACTTGTATTACGAAAAAGGCTATTACCCAACACTTGCGTTGTTTATCTTCTACACGCTAATGGCAGCATGGGGGTTTAAAACCTGGTATGAAGAGTACGAGCAAGAGCAAGCTAAGCCTCTAGCTCAGCTATAAGAGCCACAATGACCTTTGACAATATAAGCGCTATATTTAGCGCTTTTGACCCGCAACTTAATGTTCTCAGTAGTGAGCGTTTGTATAGTGGTTTAAGTAACGATAATTTCCTTGTCCATACAGCGCAGCAAGCTTACCTATTAAAGAGTTATCGGGAACACTGGCCATCTATAGGCTTAGCAGCGCAAGCAAGCTTTGCAGAGTATAAAGTTTGTCCTGCACCAATGTGGCTCAATGAAGAAAAAAAGTTAGCCATTTTTGAATATATTGACGGTGATATAGCGCAAGACAACTACACATCTGAACTAATAAAAAAATTGGTCAGTTTACACCAACATAATATCGTAACAGAGCCAATGGATATTAAGTTCGAGCTTGATTACTACTCTGACACCGAACTTTATCAGCAATATCAGCAGGGGGTTGAATCAGCTTTAGTCTATATTTATAGCCAACCTAGAGATAACGGTTTTTGCCATAATGATTTAGTTAAAGAAAATATTATTCTCAACACAGAGGGCATGTACTTAATTGACTTTGAATACGCTAAAACTAACGATGTTTACTTTGATTTAGCTGCATTAGCAGTTAGTTTTGAGTTAACACAAATACAAAAAGCGCAGTTACTGAAAACCTATCATTCATATTTACCTCAGCAGTGTAATTTTAGTCCCTCGATAGAAAAGTTAAAGTGTTATCAAGTAGTATTCTTAGTGCTTTGTATTTGTTGGTATTCTGCGCGTGGTGTCAGTGATAAGGTTAAAAAATTGTGTGAGCAGCTGGATTATCTAATTCAATAAATAGCCCAGCTTATCCCCAAGTAGTTATAAGTTTAGCTACAAACCACCAAACCGAGCTGCTAGCTCTTTATATTTAGCTACTTCATCGGCGTCATACTGTGGTTCGCCATTAGCATCTTCACTTTTGGCAATAAGTAAGCTTTCTCGTGTTAAGCGTTTAACTCGCTCGACTTTAACTCCTAAAAACTCAGCAACTTGTTCTGTTGACATTAACTTCATAATTACTTCCTCGTGTTTAATCTTTCCGTCCAGTGACAATAATAGATAATATGTGTCTAAAGCGTTACTGTTTTTTTATAGAATATAAATAAATAGCGCTTTTTTTACCTTTTGTTAAGTGATTAGCTTAAATTATAGACATGTAAACGAATCATGCTGGCATTTATACAAAGATGCCTTTATTATTGCGCATGCTAAAGCATTGATATCGCGAGTTGATGTGGAGGCAACAAATGTGCTCTCGTGGTGAAATGGATATCACGTGGCCCTCCGGAGGCTGAGTTGTAGGTTCGATCCCTACCGAGAGCGCCATTTGCGTTTTACTTTTTACTCCCCTTCAAAACGATCGTAGCTATTTAAATTAACTCACTATTTTTATTCTCCGTTAAATAATAATATTTGTAGCAATCTAATTTACACCGTTAGGCGTATACTCAGTGCTGCGGTTATAGTTTAATATCAACAGTCGTAGGATTTTAGTGTTAATAATTTATTATTACCCTAAACTCAAAAGCTAGACTTTTATAGCTAAATAATGCTATTAAAAGAAAATATTCCTTAATTATAGAAATCCTCACATTTATGTTAGTTACCTTACCTATATCAGAGCTTATTCCCGGCATGTACGTAAATAGCGTGACCAAGCAGCAGGAGAGTGTTGATGGTATAAAAATTAAAACCAGTGGTTTGGTACGTGATAAATCTATAATTCAGCGTTTAATTACCGAAGGAGTACTAGAGCTTCTTATTGATTTTACAAAAAGTGATGTGGCTGTACCGGCTAAATATAAAGTACAAGAAAAACCAAAAGCCGCAGCTACAAATCAAGACAAGCCCGCTAGTAAAAAACGAGTTGTCAGCTTGCAACAAGAGTTTGCCAAAGCCAGTGTTAGTTATGATGCCCACAACAGAAAATTACAAAGTATTTTTGGTGATTTAACCTCAGGTTTGTCACTGAATACTGATGCGCTTAATGAGATAAGTAATGAAATAGTCAGCTCAGTATTTCGTAATGAACATGCAATGACCATTTTAACTCGTATTAAAGATAAGCATAGCTATAACTGGCGTCATATGATCAACTGCACCATTTTTACAGCGGTATTCGCTAAGTATTTAGGGTATAAACGCGATGTTGTTCAGGAGCTTGCTATGGGGGCATTAATGCATGACCTAGGGCAGGCCAAATTACCTCAAGGAATATTCTCTAAACCTGGTAAAGTTACAGGTAACGAGATGACGGCAATAAAAAAGCATGTTGCACAAAGCTTAGGGTTATTAAAAG contains:
- the alr gene encoding alanine racemase, which codes for MRLATAEINLTALEHNLAQVKRFAPNSKVMAVLKANAYGHGLVTIAQHLNEADAFAVARIDEALALRAGGLTKPIVLLEGFFHQEDLPILLANNFQTIIHDEIQLKMLESVQLDAPLNCWLKINTGMHRLGIAPEQFDMFYQRLQASPNAQNKINLMTHFACADDVKNTKTVQQITLFDNLTQEVQQAHCLSNSAGIIAWPSGHGDWVRPGLMLYGVSPMANHTGKDHQLKPVMRLTTKVIAVRDVRAHEKVGYGGRWQSDKPTVLAVVALGYGDGYPRHAKEGTPVIINGHRYGIVGSVAMDMITLDIGNNEHNVQVGDEVIMWGPELPVEEIAQCADTISYELLCNITPRVSYEYQR
- a CDS encoding DUF2960 domain-containing protein, translated to MARRITYTFKNQPREINFAKDKYHDMYQAIAAAEGIDLTNYLNMVRQIEMTSKGSSAVRNFRDQEFARMGFSDIYFIKE
- the pnuC gene encoding nicotinamide riboside transporter PnuC → MDFINQTLAGFTAMSHWEYIAVALSMTYLLLAIKENLWCWPAAFFSTLIYTIMYWNGALLMESLLHFYYMYMAVYGWLAWRRSGVGKQELAITSWRVSQHIGIISITSLVAIILGYIMTNYTHADFAYLDSFTTCFAVVTTYLVAKKVLENWLYWIVIDAASMYLYYEKGYYPTLALFIFYTLMAAWGFKTWYEEYEQEQAKPLAQL
- a CDS encoding phosphotransferase, whose translation is MTFDNISAIFSAFDPQLNVLSSERLYSGLSNDNFLVHTAQQAYLLKSYREHWPSIGLAAQASFAEYKVCPAPMWLNEEKKLAIFEYIDGDIAQDNYTSELIKKLVSLHQHNIVTEPMDIKFELDYYSDTELYQQYQQGVESALVYIYSQPRDNGFCHNDLVKENIILNTEGMYLIDFEYAKTNDVYFDLAALAVSFELTQIQKAQLLKTYHSYLPQQCNFSPSIEKLKCYQVVFLVLCICWYSARGVSDKVKKLCEQLDYLIQ
- a CDS encoding HD-GYP domain-containing protein, whose product is MLVTLPISELIPGMYVNSVTKQQESVDGIKIKTSGLVRDKSIIQRLITEGVLELLIDFTKSDVAVPAKYKVQEKPKAAATNQDKPASKKRVVSLQQEFAKASVSYDAHNRKLQSIFGDLTSGLSLNTDALNEISNEIVSSVFRNEHAMTILTRIKDKHSYNWRHMINCTIFTAVFAKYLGYKRDVVQELAMGALMHDLGQAKLPQGIFSKPGKVTGNEMTAIKKHVAQSLGLLKGGKGITSLMLDMIVNHHERLDGSGYPRGVDDSKISRPARILAIVDVYDALTADRPHQEGDEPINALRYLLANKQLFDAELVQLFIKCLGVHPVGTIVKLTNERLALVLEGNHSNPIKPKVKLFYNAKHNHHVTAKDIDLSSNNNEIKIQASVKPADYKINLPRLLKEHLLL